The Myxococcales bacterium genome contains the following window.
CCGCCGGAGTAGAGGTGTTTTCCCAAACGGTGGTACCGTCCGGAATCTGAACCGTCGCCAGCCGTGCCAAAGGTTTGTCCCAGGTCAGGGTCATCTTGGTAATCGTCAGACTGCTGCTGGAATTGTTTTCGATGCCGAACGTGACCTCGTTGTTGTACGTGCCGCTCACCGCCGCCGTCACGGTGCTGTCGACGTACAAGCCGCCGTTGCGGATGGCCACTGAAATGTAGGGGCTGGCCGTCTGCGCCCCCTCGTCATCGGTCGCCACCGCGTAGAGCGAATAGATGCCGTCGCACCACTGCGTGACGTCGCCGGCCGGGCACGGATCGGAGTCACCGCCGAAGCCGCAGTATTCCTTGATGTATTCGTAGCGCGGCAATTGCAGGGTGCCGGGGCTGGGCGTGACGTAGAAGTTGACGCTGTAAATCCCCTTGCCGTTGTCCGTGTCGAAGGATGGGGGCATGGAAATCCCGCTTTGGTCGGGATCGTAGGCCTTGGCGGAAAAGCCCATTTGGCCGGTCGTGACGGTCAAGCCGCTAGCCGGCGCGGTGATTTGAATGACCGGGCTGTTCTGGCTGGGTATCGCCGAGGCCGTCACCCGCTCCGCGTAATTACCGCAACGGTCGTACGCGAACGCGCTGTAATAATAGCGGGTGCCGTTGATGAGGTTGGATTGCGTCTGCCGCATGACGGCGCCGGCGGTGCCGCCGAAGGCGTCGAGTTCCTCACCGTCGTTGATGTTCGCCGGATAATTGATCGTGCTATAGCGCACCAGGACGCCGGCGAAATCGCGGTCCGCCGGATTGGTCCAGATGAAGTCCACCGCCCGGTCGCGGCCGATCGCCTGAAACGGCGTCGGCACCGCCGGCGGCGTGGCCGGGCTTTCGATCGCGGTGGTATTGGTCTGATGGGCTGTCGGCGCGTCCTCGGCATCGCCGTCGCCGTCGCCGTGTGCCTCGGCCGAGCCCGGGCCCTCGTTGGCGCAATCGACCGCCGTCACGGCATAGTAGTAGGTGAGGCAGGATTGTGCCGTGGTATCGATGAATCCGGTGGCCGCTTCCGACAAGGTGTTTTCATCGGCGATCCGGTGATCGGCGGTGAGCGGAACGCTGGCCGATTCCGCGCGATACACTCGATAGCCTTTGACATCGACGCTCGTCGACGGCGTCCAGGTCAGCGCGACCGAACCGACGCCGGCGGTGGCATCCACCTCCGTCGGCGCGTTGGGCGGCGTGGTGTCCTGCAGGTTGAAGGAGATTTCGGTGGTCGCGCTCGATTCGTTAAAACTCGCGTCGTAGGACTGCATCTTGAGGTAATAGGTCGAACCGCTCTGCAGCCGAATATCTTCGACCTGCATGGACGTCAGGATTTCGTCGCTGACGTTGTAGGACGGGGAGTAATAGTCGCCGCTGGCCGCGCCGTAGGAGATTTTATAGCCGCTCAGGTCCGTCAACGCGCTGCCGTCGCAGGCGTTGGCCGTCGGCGGCGACCACGTCAGGGTAAAATGTCCGCAGGTGCCGCGGTCGGATACGGTGACATTGGTCGGCGGGTTGGGCGCGCAGGTATCGGCCTTGAAGGGGCGATTGCCCATGTTGCGCAGCTCGACCACCTGCGAATAATTGTGCTCCGGGTCGCCCTGCCCGCCGGTCCGCAAACGAATTTCGATCTGCCGGATCGCGGCCCGTTCGAGCTGGCTGAGGCCGTTGACCGCATCGGGCTCCATCTCCACTCCGCCCTCTTTGAAATAATGGAATTCCATATCCTTGAGGCCGTCGGCCTGCAACACATGGTTCCGCTGCAGGACGCCGCTGGGAAACGATACGGCGAATTGGACGGTTTCGATGGTGCGCACCAGGGTGCTGTCGGCGGGATAGGAGTTGGCGAGCGCCGCGCCCAGGTTGACCGTATCGGGTTCGCCGTCCAGGTTGACGATATCGCCGGTGGCGACGACCGGCACGAATTCGACGTTGCCGCCGCCGTTGATGAACAGGTAGTCGCCGCGGTCGATGGTGTCGCGCGAATCGTTCAAATCCACCCGAATCGAAGTGTCGCCGGCGGTCGCCGTCGCGGCCAGGGTGCCGGCGATATCGGCGTCCACGTCGCCGCGGAAGGTCAGCGCGTATTTTTTCGCCTCGGTGAACGTCTCGCCTTTCACGACGCCGAACCCGGCCATGCGCAATTCACGCGTGACCTGCTCGATCGTCAAGCGGGCCGACTGCGCCCCCGCCGAAAATTTTTCGATTTTTTCCAGGCCCCGGTGC
Protein-coding sequences here:
- a CDS encoding prepilin-type N-terminal cleavage/methylation domain-containing protein, whose product is MKTNSRQQGFTLLELMISLALGMILIAAAYGIYISQHRGLEKIEKFSAGAQSARLTIEQVTRELRMAGFGVVKGETFTEAKKYALTFRGDVDADIAGTLAATATAGDTSIRVDLNDSRDTIDRGDYLFINGGGNVEFVPVVATGDIVNLDGEPDTVNLGAALANSYPADSTLVRTIETVQFAVSFPSGVLQRNHVLQADGLKDMEFHYFKEGGVEMEPDAVNGLSQLERAAIRQIEIRLRTGGQGDPEHNYSQVVELRNMGNRPFKADTCAPNPPTNVTVSDRGTCGHFTLTWSPPTANACDGSALTDLSGYKISYGAASGDYYSPSYNVSDEILTSMQVEDIRLQSGSTYYLKMQSYDASFNESSATTEISFNLQDTTPPNAPTEVDATAGVGSVALTWTPSTSVDVKGYRVYRAESASVPLTADHRIADENTLSEAATGFIDTTAQSCLTYYYAVTAVDCANEGPGSAEAHGDGDGDAEDAPTAHQTNTTAIESPATPPAVPTPFQAIGRDRAVDFIWTNPADRDFAGVLVRYSTINYPANINDGEELDAFGGTAGAVMRQTQSNLINGTRYYYSAFAYDRCGNYAERVTASAIPSQNSPVIQITAPASGLTVTTGQMGFSAKAYDPDQSGISMPPSFDTDNGKGIYSVNFYVTPSPGTLQLPRYEYIKEYCGFGGDSDPCPAGDVTQWCDGIYSLYAVATDDEGAQTASPYISVAIRNGGLYVDSTVTAAVSGTYNNEVTFGIENNSSSSLTITKMTLTWDKPLARLATVQIPDGTTVWENTSTPAASGEEVTFSLFGQPSVSANTKKTVRVKFVQMQTTLSQSASAGATVIQVASTSGFAAGETIYLTSGSTVAAASILSVGSGQLTLTSGLTTAFGYGSTVSHRQNATDVQMSGADLRATFEYQKVIFIGRVCLSDQAAINLSRAPEITNAQQDKPTENTAMSTVPSQIHVDNYRTVPVHVGVTDNGASGISSVKAYYYVDHSYLTVAPETGYTNVAMSYSATNTRWEVTLPYQSSTRVWVYYLATDNNSQTDRDPTSGAYVYDYVTDTTPPACPLGLVATMIAKKQIDLSWIASTDGDIAGYNIYRNKDCGSYSKVYTLVQDSNPNVTGVQYSDTSSSLDTSKYCHGYYICAVDLQGNVSASCQSYTASAGDCPCP